From the genome of Lentilactobacillus buchneri, one region includes:
- a CDS encoding DegV family protein encodes MKIAIVTDSTAYLTKEEQAKYNIIEVPIPVIIDGREYKEGVDLTTAEFYDKLKNSQAFPSTSQPPIGEMIDLYNSLAKQGYDTVISIHLASTISGFYSSLTQIAPTIEGIKVIPYDSKITVKLMGYMAIQASKMARLGRTPDQILTYLDGLRQTIDELFVVDDLQNLVRGGRLSNASAFIGGILKIKPLLTFDDKSNEIVAFEKIRSRKKALKRVEELFAAAKQKADYPLRALVINGNDPKAGNEWANKIHELYPDMTIEQSYFGPTIGTHLGDKALALAWLRDFDQDNI; translated from the coding sequence ATGAAAATTGCGATCGTGACTGATAGCACGGCGTATTTAACCAAGGAAGAACAAGCGAAATACAACATTATCGAAGTGCCAATCCCTGTTATTATCGATGGCCGTGAGTACAAGGAAGGTGTCGATTTGACGACGGCAGAATTCTACGATAAGTTAAAGAATTCTCAGGCCTTTCCCAGTACATCTCAGCCGCCAATCGGTGAGATGATTGATCTCTACAATTCTTTGGCTAAACAAGGCTATGACACCGTGATTAGTATTCATCTTGCCAGCACGATTTCTGGCTTCTATAGTTCTCTGACTCAAATTGCACCAACGATCGAAGGGATCAAAGTCATCCCATATGATTCCAAAATCACCGTTAAGTTAATGGGCTATATGGCCATCCAAGCCAGCAAAATGGCACGACTTGGGCGCACGCCCGACCAGATCCTTACATATCTTGATGGGCTTCGGCAGACAATTGACGAACTGTTTGTCGTTGATGATCTGCAAAACCTGGTTCGCGGAGGCCGCCTTTCAAACGCCTCGGCATTCATTGGCGGAATTCTTAAAATTAAACCGTTATTGACATTTGATGATAAAAGTAATGAAATTGTCGCCTTTGAAAAGATCCGGTCGCGTAAAAAAGCCCTCAAACGAGTGGAGGAACTCTTTGCTGCTGCCAAACAAAAAGCTGATTATCCTCTGCGGGCATTGGTCATTAACGGCAATGATCCTAAAGCCGGAAATGAATGGGCAAATAAAATTCACGAACTTTATCCTGATATGACAATCGAACAAAGTTATTTTGGTCCCACCATTGGTACCCATTTAGGCGACAAAGCATTAGCTCTTGCGTGGCTTCGAGACTTTGATCAGGATAACATTTAA
- the folB gene encoding dihydroneopterin aldolase, whose protein sequence is MYYISLHNMRFHSHIGVLPEEKVVGQNIQIDLKVKVDADPTDDDLKSTVSYADFYPTIAKVIDNNQVDLVETLAQTVIAAIKNIDSRIMTVNVRIRKQGTPIDGVLDDVEIEMEH, encoded by the coding sequence ATGTATTACATCTCATTACACAACATGCGGTTTCACAGTCATATTGGCGTTTTGCCCGAGGAAAAAGTCGTTGGTCAAAATATTCAAATTGATTTAAAAGTGAAAGTCGATGCCGATCCGACTGATGATGATTTGAAGTCGACGGTGTCATACGCGGATTTCTATCCAACCATCGCCAAGGTGATCGACAATAATCAGGTCGACTTAGTTGAGACCTTGGCCCAGACAGTGATTGCCGCTATTAAAAATATTGATTCGCGGATTATGACTGTCAATGTCCGGATCCGCAAACAAGGAACGCCGATTGATGGTGTTTTGGACGACGTCGAAATAGAAATGGAGCATTAG
- a CDS encoding ATP-grasp domain-containing protein, whose translation MTIDINKVLLLGGGPTNIGHENELDAAAFERLMALKKTGAKIIYVDNNPFSVTTEEIQPANVYVQEANFQNIVNIIDKENPDAIMATTGGLNGMQIAWQLAESGILASNNISLLGIKPADLRKVMDNQKLRDTLTEINERVIASKIVADDDEAMDFVREVGFPVIVKPMSSSHDTSRFICNNTDELEDALDVSFKRTYIKRCSIEQSIVGYKEIEMVGIRDESGNKLLVSGMEDMDPIGIHSGDSIIFAPTQTLINEEYQALRSATFRIMDALNVTGTCHVQFAQSRTDANYFVTKVSPFFTRNTILAAKATGYPLTYVSSFLEMGYNLTEIKLPSKYNKFLPFMEPTMDHVVVKIPLWPFRDITDVDQHLNTLMKSVGSTIGIGRTVEEAIIKSMHSSQFSPRDILPSVSTVNDDEVINQLIHPLASRILILMEALRRGFSIDELSELTQIDRFYFYKLNQLLRAQDFVVNNPMSPQSIEIGHKYGFGDGMLAELWQVNISKIQQLNENYQNHVTYKAVEPSAGEMLESTNIFYSSYELENESRPFEEKSALVIGRGGNQLGPNSAADYYTSQILRALHKSGYKTIIMNTNPNAVSLTPQLSDKQYIEPIQLGNILNIINLEKPDVVILPGNRHYLSKQLKQFQNLNIIVLPPDQKVATYNQKYATTAVDLFIEGDEILPVTTISFVGKDQRTDLRFINDYKEPMDNWKSDEAKLIADATNKVDPKEWQGLVQVLYNTTGDSKYEMTGIRPVRITETAFLTKTTGINWINVLVRKYLHTLDMEALREDLKPTEHKRASIMTAHFPFRELQSSRTEGTTKQEVGSSLSFKNFE comes from the coding sequence ATGACGATAGATATTAACAAGGTCCTCCTGCTTGGCGGTGGCCCAACCAACATTGGCCATGAAAATGAACTTGATGCAGCCGCTTTTGAACGCTTGATGGCGCTCAAAAAAACCGGTGCGAAAATAATTTATGTGGATAACAATCCATTTTCCGTTACTACTGAAGAAATTCAACCAGCTAACGTGTATGTTCAAGAGGCCAATTTTCAAAATATCGTCAACATTATTGATAAAGAAAATCCGGACGCCATTATGGCAACCACTGGCGGACTTAACGGCATGCAAATTGCTTGGCAGCTGGCTGAAAGTGGCATTTTGGCCTCTAACAACATTTCACTCTTGGGCATCAAACCGGCTGATTTGCGGAAGGTTATGGACAATCAGAAACTTCGTGATACTTTAACCGAAATTAATGAAAGAGTCATTGCCTCGAAAATTGTGGCCGATGACGACGAAGCCATGGACTTTGTCCGTGAGGTTGGTTTCCCAGTGATTGTCAAACCGATGTCATCAAGTCATGATACCAGTCGGTTTATTTGTAATAATACTGACGAATTAGAAGATGCTTTGGATGTGAGTTTCAAGCGAACCTACATTAAGCGCTGCTCGATTGAACAGAGTATTGTGGGTTACAAGGAAATTGAAATGGTCGGTATCCGCGATGAAAGCGGCAATAAGCTGCTGGTTTCGGGAATGGAAGATATGGATCCAATTGGGATTCATTCTGGGGATTCAATCATTTTTGCACCAACGCAGACTTTGATTAATGAAGAATATCAAGCGCTCAGATCGGCAACTTTTCGCATTATGGATGCTCTGAATGTGACGGGAACTTGTCACGTTCAATTCGCCCAGTCTAGAACCGATGCCAATTATTTTGTGACCAAGGTGAGTCCGTTCTTTACCAGAAACACCATCTTGGCTGCTAAAGCAACTGGGTACCCCTTAACGTACGTCTCAAGCTTTCTTGAAATGGGGTACAATCTGACTGAAATCAAGTTACCGAGTAAATATAACAAGTTTCTGCCGTTCATGGAGCCAACCATGGATCATGTGGTCGTTAAGATTCCATTATGGCCGTTTAGAGACATTACGGACGTTGACCAGCATTTGAACACTTTAATGAAATCGGTTGGATCTACCATTGGAATTGGCCGGACAGTGGAAGAAGCGATTATTAAATCCATGCATAGTTCCCAGTTTTCACCACGGGATATTTTGCCCAGCGTGTCGACGGTTAATGATGACGAGGTCATTAATCAACTCATTCATCCATTGGCCAGTCGAATATTAATTTTGATGGAGGCATTGCGGCGAGGCTTTTCAATTGATGAGCTATCTGAACTGACTCAAATTGATCGTTTCTATTTCTACAAGTTGAATCAATTATTGAGAGCTCAGGATTTTGTTGTCAATAACCCAATGTCACCGCAATCCATTGAAATTGGACACAAATACGGTTTTGGTGACGGCATGCTGGCTGAATTATGGCAAGTCAACATTTCAAAGATTCAGCAGTTGAACGAAAACTACCAGAATCACGTCACTTACAAGGCAGTTGAGCCGAGCGCCGGTGAGATGCTGGAATCAACCAATATTTTTTACAGCAGTTATGAATTGGAAAATGAAAGCCGGCCATTTGAAGAAAAGAGTGCTTTGGTGATTGGTCGGGGTGGGAACCAACTCGGCCCCAATTCGGCAGCGGATTATTACACCTCACAGATTCTCAGGGCGCTTCACAAGTCAGGCTATAAAACAATTATCATGAACACAAATCCGAATGCCGTCTCACTAACGCCACAGTTAAGTGACAAACAATACATTGAGCCGATCCAACTCGGAAATATTCTCAACATTATTAATTTGGAGAAACCAGATGTCGTCATTCTCCCAGGGAACCGACACTACTTGTCTAAACAGTTAAAACAATTTCAAAATCTTAATATCATCGTTTTGCCGCCGGATCAAAAAGTTGCCACATACAATCAAAAGTATGCGACAACAGCTGTCGATCTGTTCATCGAAGGCGATGAAATTTTACCAGTTACGACCATTTCTTTTGTGGGGAAAGATCAACGGACTGACCTGCGGTTTATTAACGACTATAAAGAACCGATGGATAACTGGAAGTCTGACGAAGCAAAATTGATTGCCGATGCCACTAACAAGGTAGATCCAAAAGAATGGCAGGGGCTGGTTCAAGTCTTGTATAATACAACTGGTGATTCTAAATATGAGATGACCGGCATTCGGCCTGTACGAATTACTGAGACCGCCTTTCTCACCAAAACGACCGGGATTAATTGGATTAACGTTTTGGTCCGTAAATACCTGCACACATTGGATATGGAAGCCTTGCGGGAAGACTTGAAGCCAACGGAGCACAAACGTGCATCGATTATGACTGCTCATTTCCCCTTCAGAGAACTCCAATCCAGTCGCACTGAGGGAACCACTAAGCAAGAAGTCGGTTCATCACTATCATTTAAGAATTTTGAATAA
- a CDS encoding NFACT RNA binding domain-containing protein — MSFDGSFTHSMKNELTDLLQTGRISKINQPYPNELILTIRAHGKNQQLLLSANPTYARVQITKVPYVNPSVPTNFTMIVRKHLSGGILSDISQQENDRVLTFTFTARNELGDQTKLDLIVEIMARHSNIILVEQATGKIIDAIKHVGSDVNRYRLLLPGATYIKPPKQDLENPFTMTDFDRVRQLIKDFPNVDVLAENLRKTMQGLGNDTSLALATSLHKDEKVETNFKDFFQKFDSPEPTFSHVAGNKINFTAFPYPGTTKNQTFSTLSELLDAFYASKAQRDRVREQGAVLIQVVKKQLKKNRTKLKKLQRDMKETENADDYRVKGEILTTYLNKVQRGMTSIELPNYYDENKLITIQLSNQQSPSQNAQRYFKKYQKLKNAVKFVGEQIQLTKQEVDYFENIQSQIELADPQDLIDIKYELEQGHYLRDHEQNKKKKNKRQKINKPEKFVASDGTEILVGKNNLQNEKLTMHTADKRDTWLHTKNIPGSHVIIRSFDPSEKTLAEAANLAAYFSKARGSAKVQVDYTKVKNIRKPNGTKPGYVIYDNQTTLFVTPDENLIDQMRK; from the coding sequence ATGTCATTTGATGGTTCTTTTACCCATTCTATGAAAAATGAATTAACCGATCTGCTGCAAACGGGTCGGATCAGCAAAATTAATCAACCCTATCCGAATGAACTCATATTAACAATCCGAGCTCACGGAAAGAATCAACAGCTGCTGCTGTCTGCCAACCCGACGTATGCCCGGGTACAGATTACCAAAGTTCCATATGTCAACCCCAGTGTGCCGACAAACTTTACAATGATTGTCCGTAAGCATCTCAGCGGTGGAATTCTCAGTGATATTTCCCAACAGGAAAATGATCGCGTGTTGACGTTCACCTTCACGGCGCGCAATGAACTGGGTGACCAGACAAAATTAGATCTGATTGTCGAAATTATGGCCCGTCATAGTAACATCATCCTGGTTGAGCAAGCCACGGGAAAAATTATTGACGCTATTAAACACGTTGGTTCTGACGTTAACCGATATCGCTTGTTGCTGCCTGGAGCAACTTATATCAAACCGCCGAAGCAGGACTTGGAAAACCCATTTACGATGACTGACTTTGACCGGGTCCGCCAATTGATCAAAGATTTTCCAAACGTGGACGTTTTAGCTGAAAATCTGCGGAAAACAATGCAAGGATTGGGCAACGACACATCTTTGGCATTAGCAACTAGTTTGCATAAGGACGAGAAAGTTGAGACTAATTTCAAGGATTTCTTCCAAAAATTCGACTCACCAGAGCCAACCTTTAGCCATGTTGCAGGTAACAAGATTAATTTTACCGCATTTCCCTATCCGGGTACAACTAAAAATCAAACTTTCTCAACATTGAGCGAATTGCTGGATGCTTTTTACGCCAGCAAAGCCCAAAGAGACCGGGTCAGAGAACAAGGCGCGGTGCTGATTCAAGTCGTTAAAAAACAGCTTAAAAAGAATCGCACGAAACTTAAGAAACTCCAGCGGGATATGAAAGAAACTGAAAATGCGGATGATTATCGGGTCAAGGGAGAGATTTTAACAACTTATCTCAACAAAGTTCAACGTGGAATGACCAGCATTGAACTGCCCAACTACTATGATGAAAATAAATTGATTACCATTCAGCTTTCCAATCAACAATCCCCTTCCCAAAACGCCCAACGATATTTCAAGAAATACCAAAAATTGAAGAACGCTGTTAAATTTGTTGGCGAACAAATTCAACTGACCAAGCAGGAGGTTGATTACTTCGAAAATATTCAATCCCAAATTGAACTGGCTGATCCCCAAGACCTGATCGACATCAAGTACGAATTGGAACAAGGTCATTATCTCCGTGATCATGAGCAGAACAAAAAGAAGAAAAATAAGCGACAAAAGATTAACAAACCAGAAAAGTTTGTCGCAAGTGATGGGACAGAAATTTTAGTCGGTAAGAATAATCTGCAGAATGAAAAATTAACTATGCATACCGCCGACAAACGTGATACCTGGCTGCATACCAAAAATATTCCTGGATCACACGTCATTATCCGCAGCTTTGACCCGTCTGAGAAAACCCTGGCGGAAGCTGCCAATCTAGCTGCCTATTTCTCGAAAGCGCGCGGATCCGCCAAAGTACAAGTCGATTACACAAAAGTCAAAAATATTCGCAAACCCAATGGTACTAAACCGGGGTATGTGATTTATGACAATCAAACGACATTGTTCGTCACCCCGGATGAAAATCTAATTGATCAGATGCGAAAATAA
- a CDS encoding bifunctional folylpolyglutamate synthase/dihydrofolate synthase — protein sequence MNDDLTSHFAEFLYNQGDRIGLLKQVLRQLGNPDADYPIIHICGTNGKGSTATMIAAILQQMGKRVGLFTSPFIGDVTNSIQINRQAIQTDQFDKYLNRLKQLMTSFGDGQQELSEFEAMFVAAMQYFSDQQVDYVVLECGLGGELDATNAVKTTMYSIFTKIGMDHIGILGNTIEEIATTKSKIIRPGNTTIVAPNQRPEVLAVLKGEASHKAANFLDANTVQIDRQSTKATHFVYQVGHQSGHFQFGLPGDYQLENVRTVLLWLDDFQKKQHLSLDASQLLTQALGKLDVPGRFETIHAQPTIIIDGAHNVDAITAFAESVKHSFSSQSKMIITGFLKDKDYVDNVRLLAEIPNATFKLTQPANPERKLDERRLQTVFQNITGKIYPIFSDPIAALKASLKESANHPDQLILVVGSFYLINPIRDYLIKTRSNSND from the coding sequence ATGAACGATGATTTAACCAGTCACTTTGCCGAATTTTTATATAATCAAGGTGATCGCATTGGTTTGTTAAAGCAAGTTCTGCGCCAATTGGGCAACCCGGATGCTGACTATCCAATCATCCATATCTGCGGTACCAACGGCAAGGGGTCAACGGCAACGATGATTGCCGCAATACTCCAGCAGATGGGAAAACGAGTTGGTTTATTTACCAGCCCGTTTATCGGTGATGTTACCAATAGTATTCAGATTAATCGCCAGGCAATCCAAACTGATCAATTTGATAAGTATCTCAATCGCCTCAAGCAGCTGATGACTTCATTTGGTGATGGACAGCAGGAACTCTCTGAATTTGAGGCTATGTTTGTTGCGGCCATGCAGTACTTTTCTGATCAACAAGTTGACTATGTGGTTTTGGAATGCGGTCTGGGTGGGGAGCTCGACGCAACCAATGCAGTGAAAACAACCATGTATTCAATCTTTACTAAAATTGGCATGGATCATATTGGCATTCTGGGAAATACCATTGAAGAAATTGCGACGACAAAGTCAAAAATTATTCGACCAGGAAACACAACCATTGTGGCCCCCAACCAACGGCCGGAAGTCCTGGCAGTCTTGAAAGGTGAAGCGAGTCACAAAGCCGCCAACTTCCTTGATGCCAACACAGTTCAAATTGATCGGCAGTCAACTAAAGCAACTCATTTCGTTTATCAAGTCGGTCATCAATCTGGTCATTTTCAATTTGGACTGCCGGGCGATTACCAGTTGGAAAATGTCCGAACCGTGTTGTTGTGGTTGGATGATTTTCAAAAAAAGCAGCACTTATCACTGGACGCCAGTCAATTATTAACCCAAGCGCTGGGGAAGCTGGATGTCCCCGGACGGTTTGAAACCATTCACGCTCAACCGACGATCATCATCGATGGTGCTCATAATGTTGATGCGATCACAGCTTTCGCTGAATCCGTGAAACATTCATTTTCCAGCCAATCCAAAATGATTATTACCGGGTTTCTGAAGGATAAAGATTATGTCGATAATGTGCGATTGCTGGCAGAGATTCCCAATGCAACTTTCAAATTAACGCAACCTGCTAATCCTGAGCGCAAGCTGGACGAACGTCGTCTTCAAACGGTCTTCCAAAACATTACTGGCAAGATTTACCCGATTTTTTCCGACCCGATAGCTGCCCTTAAGGCAAGCCTCAAGGAATCAGCCAATCACCCCGATCAGCTCATTTTGGTGGTGGGTTCATTTTATCTCATCAACCCAATTCGAGATTATTTAATAAAGACAAGGAGCAATTCAAATGACTAA
- the folP gene encoding dihydropteroate synthase — protein sequence MTNSNEVHFKGKNFDFNLTKTPIIYSILNLTPDSFYDGGVNTSIDQVLDRIETEMGYGAKIFELGGKSSKPHFDDISPDEEWQRVEPYLKAIQKRFPNIVLAIDSNTNSVIERALQSGIQIINDIDGFNSQAKLDLVQQYQPSVVTMFNGRNFDEQPTTLEDTMHSFFTDSINRLEQAGLQRENIVIDPGVGFSDSNTLEFDLIKMRYTKQMRQFAAPIMIAISQKSFAKRLFDAGSDERLIPTLLFEAYMTQLGGRIIRVHNVKETQELIKTYQIFKDILSD from the coding sequence ATGACTAATTCTAATGAAGTCCATTTCAAAGGGAAAAATTTTGATTTCAATCTGACTAAAACGCCAATTATCTATTCCATTCTCAATTTAACCCCGGATTCATTTTACGATGGTGGGGTCAATACCAGTATTGATCAAGTTTTGGACCGCATCGAAACTGAAATGGGCTATGGTGCCAAAATCTTTGAACTGGGTGGCAAATCGTCCAAACCCCATTTTGATGACATTAGTCCAGATGAAGAGTGGCAGCGGGTAGAACCTTATCTTAAAGCGATTCAAAAACGGTTTCCAAATATTGTATTGGCAATCGATTCGAATACCAACTCAGTGATTGAACGGGCGTTGCAATCTGGAATTCAGATCATTAATGATATTGATGGCTTTAATTCTCAAGCCAAACTGGATTTGGTTCAACAATATCAACCCTCAGTCGTCACGATGTTTAATGGTCGCAATTTTGACGAACAACCAACGACACTTGAAGACACGATGCATTCATTTTTCACTGACTCGATTAATCGTTTAGAACAAGCTGGTCTTCAAAGAGAGAACATTGTTATTGATCCCGGGGTTGGCTTCTCTGATAGCAATACGCTTGAATTTGATTTGATTAAAATGCGTTACACAAAACAAATGCGCCAGTTTGCAGCACCGATCATGATCGCAATTTCTCAGAAAAGTTTTGCCAAACGACTGTTTGATGCAGGCTCAGATGAGCGACTGATCCCAACATTACTGTTTGAAGCATACATGACCCAACTGGGTGGGCGAATTATCCGTGTCCATAACGTCAAAGAAACCCAAGAACTGATTAAAACCTATCAGATCTTCAAGGACATATTAAGTGATTAA
- the folE gene encoding GTP cyclohydrolase I FolE: protein MEDVYLSLGSNIGNREAFLQQAIEALGSDPRIMIEKQASLYETSPVGGVKQRAFVNTAVKIGTTYEPLALLKVIHEIESGLHRTRQVHWGPRTVDIDIIFFGNEQIDQPGLSIPHPEAFNRLFVLIPIQELIDGQFPDADKIATAIKSLQQDDQSIKKISPANNFYTEITNNVTNILAAIGDDPTRKGLIETPDRVARMYANIFDSIGLEDFQDYKLFDSPESDDSKTVMVKGIPFYSMCEHHMMPFWGKVSVAYVPDNGKIIGLSKILRLVDFVSHKLSLQEKITDDVLSQMEKILHPKGVAVIVDARHMCIEMRGVKKTGTVTRTTKFTGVFQQNDELRSEFLNSIQVGQI from the coding sequence ATGGAAGATGTATATTTAAGTTTAGGCAGTAATATTGGGAACCGCGAGGCATTTTTGCAACAGGCCATCGAGGCATTGGGTAGTGACCCACGGATTATGATTGAAAAGCAGGCCAGTCTGTACGAAACGTCCCCGGTTGGTGGGGTCAAGCAACGGGCATTTGTCAACACAGCTGTCAAGATTGGGACGACCTATGAACCCCTGGCACTCTTAAAGGTGATTCATGAAATCGAAAGTGGTCTCCATCGAACTCGCCAGGTTCACTGGGGTCCAAGGACCGTGGATATTGATATTATCTTCTTTGGCAATGAACAAATTGATCAACCAGGGCTGTCGATTCCACATCCCGAAGCGTTTAATCGATTATTTGTGTTGATTCCGATTCAAGAATTGATTGATGGACAATTTCCAGACGCTGATAAGATTGCCACGGCCATTAAGTCTCTCCAACAAGATGATCAATCAATCAAAAAAATCAGTCCGGCTAATAACTTCTACACCGAAATCACCAATAACGTTACTAACATATTGGCTGCAATTGGTGACGACCCGACTAGAAAGGGACTTATTGAAACCCCGGATCGGGTTGCCAGAATGTATGCCAACATCTTTGATTCTATCGGACTGGAAGATTTTCAAGACTATAAACTGTTTGATTCACCGGAGTCAGATGACTCAAAGACGGTTATGGTGAAAGGGATTCCATTTTATTCGATGTGTGAGCATCACATGATGCCATTCTGGGGCAAAGTCAGTGTCGCCTATGTTCCTGATAACGGGAAAATTATCGGTCTAAGTAAAATCCTGCGACTGGTTGATTTTGTATCACACAAGTTAAGTCTGCAGGAAAAAATTACGGATGATGTTCTCAGCCAAATGGAAAAAATTCTCCATCCCAAAGGCGTGGCGGTAATTGTTGATGCCCGCCATATGTGTATCGAAATGCGGGGCGTCAAAAAAACCGGCACCGTGACCCGAACCACTAAATTTACCGGTGTCTTCCAGCAAAACGATGAGCTGAGAAGTGAGTTTTTGAATTCAATCCAGGTGGGACAAATATGA
- a CDS encoding folate family ECF transporter S component: MKSLSLGFRKLRVVDIVVLGIFMSLLLILGRFTVGVQSWRLSFGFVVTAIASMLYGPLWSSTIAALTDIIGTLMSGSVYFPGFTISAILGAAIYGYFFYGKEITWKRVIIAQLIIAVVVNAILNTYWLTILYKTPFWAFLPVRALKELVMTPIQMAILYYMLNSQTMSNIQSRLFK; this comes from the coding sequence ATGAAGTCATTGTCATTGGGTTTTCGTAAGCTGCGGGTTGTGGATATTGTTGTCTTGGGAATTTTCATGTCGTTATTGTTAATTCTCGGTCGATTTACTGTCGGTGTTCAGTCCTGGCGGTTAAGCTTCGGCTTCGTTGTCACTGCGATTGCCAGTATGCTGTATGGGCCACTGTGGTCATCCACAATCGCTGCATTAACGGATATCATCGGCACTTTGATGTCTGGAAGTGTTTATTTCCCTGGGTTTACTATCTCTGCAATTTTAGGCGCTGCCATTTATGGCTATTTTTTCTATGGCAAAGAGATCACATGGAAACGCGTGATCATTGCCCAATTAATCATTGCGGTTGTCGTCAACGCAATTTTGAATACCTATTGGTTGACAATTTTATATAAGACACCGTTTTGGGCATTTTTACCGGTTAGAGCGTTAAAAGAATTGGTCATGACACCGATTCAAATGGCAATTCTTTACTATATGCTGAATTCCCAGACAATGAGTAATATTCAGAGTCGGTTGTTTAAATAA
- a CDS encoding carbamoyl phosphate synthase small subunit has product MTERYLILEDGSAYAGKAFGSLATTTGEIVANSTMNGYQEIISNQIYHNQIIVFTQSSIGNTGLDQNAYESILPSAKGVIVREYENLATDHFKRISLDKYLKQHKIPGIYDVDTREIRHHLQKRGNMKASIVDVADDHAFDQLHATVLTNQQVAQVATPKPFPNPDEGANVVVVDFGLKSGILRELSHRDCNVTVVPWNFSAAQILDLDPDGIVLSTGPGSPENLPKSVLDMITEVQSQAPLFAMGLGHELFALANGAKVSQLTVEHHGSNHPIREIITNEIFFSGQEQGYAVDPKSIDHAKLFITHIDLVNGTVQGLRHRDYPAFSVQFSPDGAPGPKDSVGLFDDFMEIMARRRDSNDDRY; this is encoded by the coding sequence ATGACGGAAAGATATTTAATTTTAGAAGATGGATCCGCGTATGCTGGAAAGGCATTCGGATCACTGGCAACAACGACGGGTGAAATTGTTGCCAATTCAACAATGAACGGTTATCAAGAGATTATCTCAAATCAGATTTACCATAATCAGATTATCGTTTTTACCCAATCATCTATAGGGAATACCGGACTCGACCAGAATGCGTACGAGTCCATTTTGCCGTCCGCAAAAGGTGTCATTGTCAGGGAGTACGAAAATCTGGCAACTGACCACTTTAAGCGGATTTCTTTGGATAAATATTTAAAACAACACAAAATCCCCGGAATTTATGACGTCGACACCCGAGAAATCAGACATCATCTACAGAAGCGCGGCAATATGAAAGCAAGCATTGTCGACGTCGCGGATGATCATGCTTTTGATCAGCTGCACGCGACGGTTTTGACAAATCAACAAGTTGCTCAAGTGGCAACTCCCAAGCCGTTTCCCAACCCTGATGAAGGCGCCAACGTGGTCGTAGTCGATTTTGGCTTAAAAAGCGGCATTTTAAGGGAGTTATCCCATCGTGACTGTAACGTGACGGTGGTCCCTTGGAACTTTTCCGCCGCCCAAATTTTGGATTTGGATCCGGATGGCATTGTTTTATCGACTGGTCCAGGTTCGCCGGAGAATTTACCAAAGTCTGTATTAGACATGATTACAGAGGTTCAGTCGCAGGCGCCATTGTTTGCGATGGGCTTAGGCCATGAACTGTTTGCGCTTGCCAATGGTGCTAAAGTTTCCCAACTAACCGTTGAGCATCACGGCAGTAATCATCCCATTCGGGAAATTATCACCAATGAGATCTTTTTCTCAGGTCAAGAACAGGGGTATGCAGTTGATCCAAAATCAATTGACCATGCCAAACTGTTTATCACCCATATCGATTTGGTGAATGGCACTGTTCAGGGCTTACGGCACAGAGATTACCCCGCATTTTCGGTTCAATTTTCTCCAGATGGGGCACCAGGGCCCAAAGACAGTGTTGGCTTGTTCGACGACTTTATGGAAATCATGGCAAGAAGAAGGGACAGCAATGACGATAGATATTAA
- a CDS encoding MarR family winged helix-turn-helix transcriptional regulator — protein sequence MKDILVALNSAAKNHRSQIFNITKAMNLTISEWKLLNQVIAGNTTQELLSESTKLDISTLSRQLKRLLEKDMIEKTAVGRDKRQLIYKVTDKGTQASQYVAAEIQKLTDRVFNHWTDEEKNLLKILINRLEKSLDRI from the coding sequence ATGAAAGATATTCTTGTGGCACTTAATTCTGCTGCCAAAAATCATCGATCTCAAATATTCAATATTACTAAGGCAATGAACCTGACAATTTCTGAATGGAAGTTGTTAAATCAAGTCATTGCCGGCAATACCACCCAGGAATTATTGTCCGAAAGTACCAAATTGGATATTTCAACCTTGTCGCGGCAGTTGAAGCGACTATTAGAAAAAGATATGATCGAAAAGACCGCGGTTGGTCGGGACAAGCGACAATTGATTTATAAGGTGACTGACAAGGGAACTCAGGCCAGTCAATATGTTGCCGCCGAAATTCAAAAGCTGACTGACCGGGTATTTAATCATTGGACTGATGAAGAGAAAAATCTTTTAAAGATATTGATCAATCGTCTTGAAAAGAGTTTGGATAGAATTTAA